From a single Limibacillus sp. genomic region:
- the betC gene encoding choline-sulfatase, whose amino-acid sequence MAQPNILVIMFDQATGTLFPDGPADWLHLPNLRRLAGNSLRFKNAYTASPLCTPARGSFMTGCLPSRTGIYDNAANFPADMPTFAHHLRRAGYQTALSGKMHFVGPDQLHGFEERLTTDIYPADFGWTPDYRKPGERIDWWYHNMGSVTGSGIAEISNQMEFDDEVAYQAKRKLYDLARGKDERPWCLTVSFTHPHDPYVARRRFWDLYEDCDHLEPETPPIPYDQQDPHAQRIFDANDWRNFDIREEDVRRSRRAYFANLSYLDEMVGDLLDTLERTRQEAAILFTADHGDMLGERGLWFKMCFYEGSARVPMMISAPGLEPGLVETPASLIDVAPTLCDLAGIAAEEVDPWVEGESLLPLARGAARRTTLAMEYAAEASYAPLVSLRKGPWKYNRCSLDPDQLFNLEDDPRELTNRAEDPAAAQALADLRAEADARWDLTRFDAEVRASQARRWVVYEALTQGAYNAWDHQPIEDASERFMRNHMDLNVVEENQRFPRGE is encoded by the coding sequence ATGGCGCAACCCAACATCCTCGTCATCATGTTCGATCAGGCCACCGGCACGCTCTTTCCCGACGGGCCGGCCGACTGGCTGCACCTGCCGAACCTGCGCCGCCTGGCGGGGAACTCCCTGCGCTTCAAGAACGCCTACACCGCCTCCCCGCTCTGCACGCCGGCGCGCGGCTCCTTCATGACCGGCTGCCTGCCGTCGCGCACGGGCATCTACGACAACGCCGCCAACTTTCCCGCCGACATGCCGACCTTCGCGCATCATCTGCGTCGGGCCGGGTATCAAACCGCCCTGTCGGGCAAGATGCACTTCGTCGGCCCGGATCAGCTCCACGGCTTCGAAGAACGGCTCACCACGGACATCTACCCCGCCGACTTCGGCTGGACGCCCGATTATCGCAAGCCCGGCGAGCGCATCGACTGGTGGTACCACAACATGGGGTCGGTCACCGGCTCGGGCATCGCCGAGATCTCCAACCAGATGGAGTTCGACGACGAGGTCGCCTATCAGGCCAAGCGCAAGCTCTACGATCTGGCGCGGGGCAAGGACGAGCGTCCCTGGTGCCTGACGGTCAGCTTCACCCACCCGCACGATCCCTATGTCGCGCGGCGGCGCTTCTGGGATCTCTATGAAGACTGCGATCACCTGGAGCCCGAGACCCCGCCCATTCCCTATGACCAGCAAGACCCGCACGCGCAGCGCATCTTCGACGCCAACGACTGGCGCAACTTCGACATCAGGGAAGAGGACGTGCGCCGCTCCCGCCGCGCCTACTTCGCCAACCTCAGCTACCTGGACGAGATGGTGGGGGACCTGCTGGACACGCTGGAGCGCACCCGGCAGGAGGCCGCGATCCTGTTCACCGCCGACCACGGCGACATGCTGGGAGAGCGCGGGCTCTGGTTCAAGATGTGCTTCTACGAGGGCTCGGCGCGCGTGCCCATGATGATCTCCGCCCCCGGACTTGAGCCGGGCCTGGTGGAGACGCCCGCGTCCCTGATCGACGTCGCGCCCACGCTCTGCGATCTGGCGGGGATCGCGGCGGAGGAGGTGGATCCCTGGGTCGAAGGCGAAAGCCTGCTGCCGCTGGCCAGGGGCGCTGCGCGCCGGACGACGCTGGCCATGGAGTATGCGGCCGAGGCCTCCTACGCTCCGCTGGTCTCGCTGCGCAAGGGCCCCTGGAAGTACAACCGCTGCAGCCTCGACCCCGACCAGCTCTTCAATCTGGAGGACGACCCGCGCGAGCTGACCAACCGGGCAGAGGACCCGGCGGCGGCGCAGGCCCTCGCCGACCTGCGCGCCGAGGCCGACGCCCGCTGGGACCTGACGCGCTTCGACGCCGAGGTCCGCGCCAGCCAGGCGCGCCGCTGGGTGGTCTACGAAGCCCTGACCCAGGGCGCCTACAACGCCTGGGACCATCAGCCGATCGAAGACGCGAGCGAGCGCTTCATGCGCAACCACATGGACCTCAACGTGGTGGAAGAGAACCAGCGCTTCCCACGCGGCGAATAG
- a CDS encoding dodecin family protein: MADNVYSVSEVVGTSKTSIEDAINGAVTTAARKLKNLDWFEVKEIRGHLDDQKVAHYQVVVKIGFRYEDS; the protein is encoded by the coding sequence ATGGCAGACAACGTCTATTCCGTGTCCGAAGTGGTCGGCACCTCCAAGACCTCCATCGAAGACGCCATCAACGGCGCCGTCACGACAGCCGCGCGCAAGCTGAAGAATCTCGACTGGTTCGAGGTGAAGGAGATACGCGGCCACCTCGACGATCAGAAGGTGGCGCACTACCAGGTGGTCGTGAAGATAGGCTTCCGCTACGAAGACAGCTGA
- a CDS encoding thioredoxin family protein, whose translation MALTESRMIELGTKAPDFTLPDPSGDLWRLSDFEGGEALLVVFMCNHCPFVKHLKPALAALTREMKPRGLESVAISANDIESHPADAPEKMAEEAEQFGYVFPYLYDESQETARAYGALCTPDFFLFDRERRLAYRGQFDDSRPGDGKPVTGADLRAAIEALLSGQRPSEDQKPSIGCNIKWKAAG comes from the coding sequence ATGGCCCTGACCGAAAGCAGGATGATCGAGCTTGGCACGAAAGCGCCCGACTTCACGCTGCCGGACCCCTCCGGCGATCTTTGGCGGCTCTCCGACTTCGAGGGGGGAGAGGCGCTGCTTGTCGTCTTCATGTGCAATCACTGTCCCTTCGTGAAGCACTTGAAGCCGGCCCTGGCCGCCTTGACGCGTGAGATGAAGCCCAGGGGACTGGAGAGCGTGGCGATCAGCGCCAACGACATAGAAAGCCACCCCGCCGACGCCCCGGAGAAGATGGCCGAGGAAGCCGAGCAGTTCGGCTACGTCTTCCCCTACCTCTACGATGAAAGTCAGGAAACCGCGCGGGCCTACGGCGCGCTCTGTACGCCGGACTTCTTCCTCTTCGACCGGGAGCGCCGGCTGGCCTACCGCGGCCAGTTCGACGACAGCCGGCCGGGTGACGGCAAGCCGGTGACGGGCGCGGACCTGCGCGCGGCCATCGAGGCTCTTCTCTCCGGCCAGCGCCCCTCTGAGGACCAGAAGCCGTCGATCGGCTGCAACATCAAGTGGAAGGCGGCGGGATAA
- a CDS encoding SDR family oxidoreductase — MKEFEGKRVLITAGAAGIGLHLVQRFLAEGARLAVADVAEADLAALPEAVLGYRCDVSNESEVDVLFDGVARDLGGLDILINGAGIAGQTASIEESDPARWRHCIEINLTGSYLCLRRALPLLRASGGGAVVNFSSTAGLFGYPYRSPYCAAKWAVIGLTKTAAQEAGPDGVRVNAICPGAVEGERMDRVVAAEAAEKGVREAEIRAAYTAGSSLKRWVSADDVADSVLFLCSDRAKLISGQAISVDGNTETF; from the coding sequence ATGAAGGAGTTCGAGGGCAAGCGCGTCTTGATCACGGCGGGAGCCGCTGGGATCGGCCTCCACCTGGTGCAGCGCTTTCTGGCGGAGGGCGCCAGGCTCGCCGTTGCGGATGTCGCGGAGGCGGACCTGGCCGCCTTGCCGGAGGCCGTTCTGGGCTATCGCTGCGATGTTTCGAACGAAAGCGAGGTGGATGTCCTTTTCGACGGCGTGGCGCGGGACCTCGGCGGCCTCGACATCCTGATCAACGGGGCGGGCATCGCAGGCCAGACCGCCAGCATCGAAGAGAGCGACCCGGCGCGCTGGCGTCACTGCATCGAGATCAACCTGACCGGCAGCTACCTCTGCCTGCGGCGGGCTCTGCCCTTGCTGCGCGCGTCGGGCGGGGGCGCGGTGGTCAACTTCTCCTCTACCGCCGGGCTGTTCGGATACCCCTACCGCTCGCCCTACTGCGCGGCCAAGTGGGCGGTGATCGGCCTGACCAAGACCGCCGCGCAGGAAGCGGGCCCCGACGGGGTTCGCGTGAATGCCATCTGTCCGGGCGCCGTCGAGGGGGAGCGCATGGACCGGGTGGTGGCCGCCGAGGCGGCAGAGAAAGGCGTGAGAGAAGCGGAGATCCGGGCCGCCTATACCGCCGGATCAAGCCTGAAACGCTGGGTCAGCGCCGATGATGTCGCCGACAGCGTGCTCTTCCTCTGCTCGGACCGCGCCAAGCTGATCTCCGGTCAGGCGATCAGCGTCGATGGCAATACCGAGACCTTCTGA
- the soxC gene encoding sulfite dehydrogenase yields MSEISKTSSRLPVAKVATRRGFLKGGLAGGAALGGVALGGSGLLRGAAAAEPDPAIVNKQDWNRYLGPGVEAHPYGSPSPYEAHVVRRDVEWLTASRESSVNFTPLHELDGFVTPNGLCFERHHGGIAEVDPAQHRLMIHGLVEKPLVFTMDDLKRFPRVNHFYFLECAANSGMEWRGAQLNGCQYTHGMVHCVQYTGVPLKTILEEAGLKTSAKWLMAEGADAAGMNRSIPLEKGLEDCLVAFKMNGEALRPEQGYPLRLVVPGWEGNMWVKWLRRIEVGDMPWHAREETSKYTDLMDDGRARRFTWVMDAKSVVTNPSPQAPLQNKGQNILSGLAWSGRGAIKRVDVTLDGGKNWVTADLQGPILPRCLTRFYLPFEWNGDPLLIQSRAIDDTGYIQPTKDELRAVRGTNSIYHNNGIQTWHVRKDGEVENVEVS; encoded by the coding sequence ATGAGCGAGATTTCAAAAACTTCCTCCCGCCTCCCTGTGGCGAAAGTGGCGACCCGGCGAGGCTTCCTTAAGGGTGGCCTCGCCGGGGGCGCGGCCCTGGGCGGCGTGGCTTTGGGCGGCTCGGGCCTGCTGCGAGGCGCGGCGGCCGCGGAACCGGATCCGGCCATTGTCAACAAGCAGGACTGGAACCGCTACTTGGGACCGGGCGTGGAGGCCCATCCCTACGGCTCGCCCTCGCCCTATGAGGCCCACGTGGTGCGCCGCGACGTGGAGTGGCTGACGGCCTCCCGCGAGTCCTCCGTCAACTTCACGCCCCTGCACGAGTTGGACGGTTTCGTCACGCCCAACGGGCTCTGCTTCGAGCGGCACCACGGCGGCATCGCGGAGGTCGATCCCGCGCAGCACCGCCTGATGATCCATGGACTGGTGGAAAAGCCCCTGGTCTTCACCATGGACGACCTGAAGCGCTTTCCCAGGGTCAACCATTTCTACTTCCTGGAGTGCGCGGCCAATTCCGGCATGGAGTGGCGCGGCGCTCAGCTCAACGGCTGCCAGTACACCCATGGCATGGTGCATTGCGTGCAGTACACCGGCGTGCCTTTGAAGACCATCCTGGAAGAAGCCGGTCTCAAGACCAGCGCCAAGTGGCTGATGGCCGAGGGCGCGGACGCCGCGGGCATGAACCGTTCGATCCCGCTGGAGAAAGGCCTGGAAGACTGTCTGGTCGCCTTCAAGATGAACGGCGAGGCGCTGCGGCCCGAGCAGGGCTACCCCTTGCGGCTTGTGGTCCCCGGTTGGGAGGGCAACATGTGGGTCAAGTGGCTGCGCCGGATCGAAGTCGGCGACATGCCCTGGCACGCCCGCGAGGAGACCTCCAAGTACACCGACCTGATGGACGATGGCCGCGCGCGGCGCTTCACCTGGGTGATGGACGCCAAGTCGGTGGTCACCAACCCCAGCCCGCAGGCCCCGCTCCAGAACAAGGGCCAGAACATCCTTTCCGGCCTCGCCTGGTCCGGGCGCGGCGCGATCAAGCGCGTCGACGTGACCCTGGACGGCGGCAAGAACTGGGTCACGGCGGATTTGCAGGGCCCCATCCTGCCGCGCTGTCTGACCCGTTTCTACCTGCCCTTCGAATGGAACGGCGACCCGCTGCTGATCCAGTCCAGAGCGATCGACGACACCGGCTACATTCAACCCACCAAGGACGAGTTGCGCGCCGTGCGCGGCACCAACTCGATCTACCACAACAACGGAATCCAGACTTGGCACGTCCGTAAAGACGGGGAGGTCGAAAATGTCGAAGTCTCTTAA
- a CDS encoding ABC transporter substrate-binding protein: protein MTYNEIKQLYMARKIDRRSFLAGAAAVGALGAASTFTAGNAMAQMPKKGGSFRIGKAHGQTTDTLDPGTSENGFTTPLLHGIYSYLTMVGVDGSVQPDLAESWEASDDASVWTFNIRQGVTFHDGRPLTVEDVIVSINHHRGADSTSAAGPIVKPIQNIRSDGPTKVVFELEAGNADFPYILTDYHLPIGPAKDGKLDWKAGNGTGVYKLDEFKPGISAAFTRNENHWDPDRGFFDDVTMLSLVDLNARTTALVSGEVHAIDRLDLKTVGLLGRRPGININSVAGTQHFTFAMSCNQDPYTDVNVRRALKYAINREEMVEKILFGYGSVGNDHPIGPGQRFYNDQMAQTSYDPDKAKFYLKEAGMDSLKVKLSASDAAFGGAVDAAVLYQNSAMKAGIDIEVVREPNDGYWSDVWMVKPFSAVYWSGRPVEDQMFSTAYQSGVAWNDTFWSNERFDELLVMARAELVEERRREMYFEMQEIVNQDGGAVIPMFANYVFATLDEVNTGDLASNQDVDGERWMERWSFA, encoded by the coding sequence ATGACCTACAATGAAATCAAGCAACTCTACATGGCGCGGAAGATCGACCGCCGCAGTTTCCTGGCGGGCGCCGCCGCCGTTGGCGCGCTTGGCGCCGCCTCCACCTTCACCGCCGGTAACGCCATGGCCCAGATGCCGAAGAAGGGTGGCTCCTTCCGGATCGGCAAGGCACACGGCCAGACCACCGACACGCTCGACCCCGGCACCTCAGAGAACGGCTTCACCACGCCGTTGCTCCATGGCATCTACAGCTACCTGACCATGGTCGGCGTTGACGGCTCCGTGCAGCCCGATCTTGCGGAAAGCTGGGAAGCTTCGGACGATGCCTCGGTCTGGACCTTCAACATTCGCCAGGGCGTCACGTTCCACGATGGCCGCCCGCTGACCGTCGAAGACGTGATCGTTTCGATCAACCACCACCGCGGCGCGGATTCCACCTCCGCGGCGGGCCCGATCGTGAAGCCGATCCAGAACATCCGCTCGGACGGTCCGACCAAGGTCGTCTTCGAGCTGGAAGCCGGAAACGCCGACTTCCCCTACATCCTGACCGACTACCACCTGCCGATCGGCCCGGCCAAGGACGGCAAGCTCGACTGGAAGGCGGGCAACGGCACAGGCGTCTACAAGCTGGATGAGTTCAAGCCCGGCATCAGCGCGGCCTTCACGCGCAACGAGAACCACTGGGATCCGGACCGTGGCTTCTTCGATGACGTCACCATGCTCTCGCTGGTCGACCTGAACGCGCGCACCACGGCGCTGGTTTCCGGCGAGGTGCACGCCATCGACCGCCTGGACCTGAAGACCGTCGGCCTCTTGGGCCGCCGCCCGGGCATCAACATCAACTCGGTCGCGGGCACGCAGCACTTCACCTTCGCCATGTCCTGCAACCAGGACCCCTACACCGACGTGAACGTGCGCCGCGCGCTGAAGTACGCCATCAACCGCGAGGAGATGGTCGAGAAGATCCTGTTCGGTTACGGCTCGGTCGGCAACGACCACCCGATCGGCCCGGGCCAGCGCTTCTACAACGACCAGATGGCGCAGACCTCCTACGATCCGGACAAGGCCAAGTTCTACCTGAAGGAAGCCGGCATGGATTCTCTCAAGGTGAAGCTCTCGGCCTCCGATGCCGCCTTCGGCGGCGCGGTCGACGCAGCGGTGCTCTATCAGAACTCCGCCATGAAGGCCGGGATCGACATCGAGGTGGTGCGCGAGCCCAACGACGGCTACTGGTCCGACGTCTGGATGGTGAAGCCTTTCTCCGCGGTTTACTGGAGCGGCCGTCCCGTCGAGGATCAGATGTTCAGCACCGCCTATCAGTCCGGCGTGGCCTGGAACGACACCTTCTGGTCGAACGAGCGCTTCGATGAGTTGCTCGTGATGGCCCGCGCCGAGCTCGTTGAGGAGCGGCGCCGGGAGATGTACTTCGAGATGCAAGAGATCGTGAACCAGGACGGCGGCGCCGTCATTCCCATGTTCGCCAACTACGTCTTCGCCACTTTGGACGAGGTGAACACAGGTGATCTCGCCTCTAACCAGGACGTCGACGGCGAGCGCTGGATGGAGCGTTGGTCCTTCGCCTAA
- a CDS encoding lysophospholipid acyltransferase family protein translates to MSETTPPAAASDSRLRRKRPFARYFKYPAEALAFGLWMGLMRLLPVDRASRIGGSLARRIGPHMGASKRVERNLKLALPDLDAAGRGRILLQVWEELGRTAAEYPHLTAISKPENRRILFEGVEKITEATAGGKGALLVSGHFANFEILNVAGSRLFDPFLGVIRTPNNKHVSDSLERMRGGSGGVRIAKKDRRLLPEITKVIRRGGCVGILVDQKLTGGLMIDFMGHAAETTQAPAQLALRLDCPVFVLNLERLEDARFKITVTDPILPDREAPRAEQIQQITRQINDKLSGFVRENPGNWFWLHRRWPKAAYGALQRENA, encoded by the coding sequence ATGTCTGAAACCACGCCCCCTGCCGCAGCGTCGGACTCCAGGTTGCGCCGCAAGCGGCCCTTCGCGCGCTATTTCAAGTATCCCGCCGAGGCCTTGGCCTTCGGTTTGTGGATGGGCTTGATGCGTCTGCTGCCGGTAGACCGGGCCTCGCGCATCGGCGGGTCCTTGGCGCGGCGGATCGGCCCTCACATGGGTGCTTCCAAGCGCGTCGAGCGTAACCTGAAACTGGCCTTGCCCGATCTGGACGCCGCCGGGCGCGGCCGGATTCTGCTCCAGGTCTGGGAAGAACTGGGCCGCACGGCGGCGGAGTATCCGCACCTGACGGCCATATCGAAGCCCGAGAACAGGCGCATCCTCTTCGAGGGCGTGGAGAAAATTACTGAGGCCACGGCGGGCGGCAAAGGCGCGCTGCTCGTCTCGGGCCATTTCGCGAACTTCGAGATCTTGAACGTCGCGGGCTCGCGCCTCTTCGACCCCTTCCTCGGGGTGATCCGGACACCCAACAACAAGCATGTCTCCGACAGCCTCGAGCGGATGCGGGGCGGCTCCGGCGGCGTGCGCATCGCCAAGAAGGACAGGCGGCTGCTGCCCGAGATCACGAAGGTGATCCGCCGGGGCGGCTGCGTGGGCATCCTGGTCGATCAGAAGCTGACCGGCGGTCTGATGATCGACTTCATGGGACATGCCGCCGAAACCACCCAGGCCCCGGCGCAGCTCGCCTTGCGGCTCGATTGCCCGGTCTTCGTTCTGAACCTGGAACGCCTTGAGGACGCCCGCTTCAAGATAACCGTGACCGATCCGATCTTGCCCGACCGCGAGGCGCCGCGCGCCGAACAGATCCAGCAGATCACGCGCCAGATCAACGACAAGCTAAGCGGTTTCGTGCGCGAGAACCCCGGCAACTGGTTCTGGCTGCACCGCCGCTGGCCCAAGGCCGCCTACGGCGCGCTGCAGCGGGAAAACGCCTGA
- a CDS encoding transporter substrate-binding domain-containing protein, whose translation MSKRGSIARWGLGASKGPGRDHPPLHRRKLRPGPLFLLILFCAVCLTLPSALPSRPPSAWAQDAAEQDQPVSDQEEVIAAALEPQDVSLAEIVERGMLRMAIPYNPIYFSYDGEKMIGFAVERAHQFEKFLAASLGKRIDVILVPLPRDQLLEALIEGSVDIVAANLTITPERAERVAFSDAILRDVAELVVTGPAAGKVESFDDLARVGVFLRPSSSYYGHMQALNERRQADGRKPIPITEADERLEDYDLLDLLHAGTIKAIVVDHHKLELWTQVFDKITVHEDLAVNRGGEIAWALRKDTPKLMAEVNRFLKGIKEGSLVGNILLNRYLGSANWIEDIRAEKDHENFNKIKPVIEKYADLYQFDWRMIFAQAYQESKLDHSKKSPAGAVGVMQILPSTAADQNVAIENVGDLESNVHAGVKYLRFLRERYFDRPEIAALDEVLFSLAAYNAGRANIARARDTAQSMGLDPNVWFSNVEVAAARVISREPVIYVRNIYKYYVSLTLMDLKDSDAPILADQDGAPAQETEALSETAATEPEPMPEPEASPKPAPEAAKKLSVVEKTKAAVAGRDVTNASAEPKASSMLQPLEAAMVTAAAILVALVALVIVRRRQNSGGH comes from the coding sequence TTGTCAAAGAGAGGTTCCATTGCGCGTTGGGGGCTGGGCGCAAGCAAGGGACCCGGAAGAGACCATCCTCCCCTCCACAGGCGAAAGCTGCGGCCCGGGCCGCTCTTCCTCCTCATTCTGTTTTGCGCCGTCTGCCTGACGCTGCCCTCTGCTCTGCCATCCCGACCACCTTCCGCCTGGGCGCAGGACGCGGCTGAACAGGACCAGCCCGTCTCGGACCAGGAAGAGGTTATCGCCGCCGCGCTGGAGCCGCAGGACGTCAGCCTGGCTGAGATCGTGGAGCGCGGCATGCTGCGCATGGCGATCCCCTACAATCCCATCTACTTCTCCTACGATGGGGAGAAGATGATCGGCTTCGCGGTCGAGCGGGCCCATCAGTTCGAGAAGTTTCTCGCCGCCTCCCTTGGCAAGCGCATCGATGTGATCCTGGTCCCTCTGCCGCGCGATCAGCTTCTGGAAGCGCTCATCGAAGGCTCGGTCGATATCGTCGCGGCCAATCTCACCATCACGCCCGAGCGCGCAGAGCGCGTCGCCTTTTCCGACGCCATACTCCGGGATGTCGCCGAGCTCGTGGTCACGGGACCAGCCGCCGGAAAGGTTGAGAGCTTCGACGATCTCGCTCGCGTGGGAGTCTTCCTGCGCCCTTCCAGTTCCTACTACGGCCACATGCAGGCCCTGAACGAACGCCGCCAGGCCGACGGGCGAAAGCCGATCCCCATCACCGAGGCGGATGAACGGCTGGAGGACTACGACCTGCTCGACCTCCTGCATGCCGGCACCATCAAGGCCATCGTGGTCGATCATCACAAGCTGGAGCTCTGGACGCAGGTCTTCGACAAGATCACCGTCCATGAGGACCTGGCCGTGAACCGGGGCGGCGAGATCGCCTGGGCGCTGCGCAAGGACACCCCCAAGCTGATGGCCGAGGTGAACCGCTTCTTGAAGGGAATCAAGGAGGGCTCGCTGGTCGGCAACATCCTGCTGAACCGCTATCTGGGGTCGGCGAACTGGATCGAGGACATCCGCGCTGAGAAGGATCACGAGAACTTCAACAAGATCAAACCGGTCATCGAGAAGTACGCCGATCTCTATCAGTTCGACTGGCGCATGATCTTCGCTCAGGCCTATCAGGAATCGAAGCTCGATCATTCGAAGAAGAGCCCGGCGGGCGCGGTCGGCGTCATGCAGATTCTGCCCTCCACCGCCGCCGACCAGAACGTCGCGATCGAAAACGTCGGAGATTTGGAAAGCAACGTCCACGCCGGTGTGAAGTACCTGCGCTTCCTGCGCGAGCGCTACTTCGACAGGCCGGAGATAGCGGCGCTGGACGAGGTGCTCTTCTCCCTCGCCGCCTACAACGCCGGCCGCGCCAACATTGCTCGCGCCCGGGACACCGCGCAGAGCATGGGCCTGGACCCCAACGTCTGGTTCTCCAACGTCGAGGTCGCCGCCGCCCGCGTGATCAGCCGCGAGCCGGTCATCTACGTGCGGAACATCTACAAGTACTATGTGTCCCTGACCTTGATGGACCTGAAGGACAGCGACGCGCCGATCCTCGCCGACCAGGACGGCGCCCCGGCGCAGGAAACCGAGGCGCTGAGCGAAACAGCCGCCACTGAGCCTGAACCCATGCCCGAGCCAGAGGCTTCGCCCAAACCCGCGCCGGAAGCGGCCAAGAAGCTCAGCGTCGTTGAGAAGACCAAGGCGGCGGTCGCCGGACGTGACGTCACGAATGCCAGCGCCGAGCCGAAAGCCTCCAGCATGCTTCAACCGCTGGAGGCCGCGATGGTCACCGCCGCTGCGATCCTGGTCGCCCTTGTCGCCCTGGTGATCGTGCGGCGCCGGCAAAACAGCGGCGGGCATTAG
- a CDS encoding cytochrome c, whose translation MSKSLKATALLSAAALALTFSLSLSGARAAEGYGLGREALPEEVEAWDIDIRPDGKGLPEGSGTVAEGEQLFADNCAFCHGDFGEGIDRWPVLAGGFDSLNGTNPVKTIGSYWPYLSTVYDYIYRAMPFGNAQSLEPDQVYAITAYILYLNYLMEEDGELSRENFTDITMPNEENFFMDPRPDVPTLAQGEPCMTDCKGSVEILNRARILDVTPEEGEGSGQVD comes from the coding sequence ATGTCGAAGTCTCTTAAGGCAACCGCTCTCCTGTCCGCCGCAGCGCTGGCCCTCACCTTCTCCCTCTCGCTGTCAGGCGCCCGGGCGGCCGAGGGCTATGGATTGGGCCGCGAGGCCCTGCCGGAAGAAGTCGAGGCCTGGGACATCGATATCCGGCCCGACGGAAAGGGCCTGCCCGAGGGCAGCGGGACGGTGGCGGAAGGCGAGCAGCTCTTCGCCGACAACTGCGCCTTTTGCCACGGAGATTTCGGCGAGGGCATCGACCGTTGGCCCGTGCTGGCGGGCGGTTTCGACTCGCTCAACGGCACGAACCCGGTGAAGACGATCGGCTCCTACTGGCCCTATCTCTCTACGGTCTACGACTACATCTACCGCGCCATGCCCTTCGGCAACGCGCAGTCGCTGGAGCCCGATCAGGTCTACGCGATCACCGCCTACATCCTCTACCTCAACTATCTGATGGAAGAGGACGGCGAATTGAGCCGCGAGAACTTCACCGACATCACCATGCCCAACGAAGAGAACTTCTTCATGGACCCGCGACCCGACGTGCCGACGCTGGCCCAGGGCGAACCCTGCATGACCGACTGCAAGGGGAGCGTGGAGATCCTGAACCGCGCACGCATCCTGGACGTCACGCCGGAAGAAGGCGAAGGCTCGGGTCAAGTGGATTAA